In Plasmodium vivax chromosome 14, whole genome shotgun sequence, the genomic window TTTCTGATGTGCCTTTGTCTATCTTTTCTCTGTAAAGCAGTTGCTGTTTTTTTAGGTGTTCTTTCAATTTGGCTAGatctttttcgcttttctgTAGCATGCTCTCCATATATGCTATGCGCATGTCTCGCGAAACGATTGATTCCATGTACTCCAGGGTGTCTTTCCTCAATTCGCTTAACGCTTGGAAGGTGTTTTcgtatttaaaatttacatttttgttttcttctttcagtTCATACACTTCCTTTTCTAACTCGACAATGGTAGATTTGAGCGCATACATATCGTTGTTATCGAAACTGGGTTGGGAAAACTTAGgcacttttttcccctttttatatacacTTCTATTCTCATTTGATGCATCGTCGTCCAGTGGCAGGAGGCCCTCCTCACATGTGCTTTTGGTCTTATACCAGCTAAATTCATCCTCCTTATGTTTTCCCTCCCCTGTTTCGTTAACACCATACGTGTCGCTTCTCTCAAACGGATCGACTCGGTCATTCCTTTCGTTCGCTTTGTGTAgtcccttccccttttcgttATTTGGCCCTGCATATTTGTGGTTCCGCCtctcctcttccgcttctccccctctgctTTGCAGAAATTTGAAAAGGTTATGTACATCACTGAGACTTGTGTTTTCCTTCAAGCGGAGCAAGAAATCGTTTTCGTTATCCACAGAGCCGATTTCATTTTCCAGTTTCGTCAGGACCTTATCTCGCACGTTTAAACTTGATTTTAGGGACCTCCTCTCGGTTTCtacttttttcaaatgtttCAGCgtttcttcatattttattttttggtcCAACAGTTTTTCCTTTAGGTGTCTGTTCTCTACATTGGAGTACTCCTTGTCGTTTTCCACACCGTCTGCTTTTACCATTTcgctttttctcttttcattttggatCTCTTTTTCCAGTTCCTTTATTTGTTcatccttttcttttatcagttcattcattttattttttatgaacggTTCAGGTAGTTTTTCCTTTGTTATTCTCTTTTTGAAAGGTTCCACGGggttcatttttgccatcaCTTCTACATcttggttttttttcttttcattaatGTTGTAGATTGGTATGTCGTCGTGCCTGTTTAGTTGTACGTACCCCTTGCTCCCATGCACAGGGGAGTCAAAGTGGAAGGGAATTCCAGACAAATCACCGTAAACTTTCTCGCAACTGTCTTGCGTGAATGCCTGCTTGGTACTGAACAGGCACGGCACTTTGCTCACCTTTTTGACGAACCGTTTGTTTGCCGGGGCAGCGTTATACCCAGTCGTGTAGCTACTAACACTTGGGTGCGTAAAGATGCCGCTGTTCTGCGTCCCATTTGTAGTCCCATTGTTCATTTCAATGCACCCCCTTGTGTGCCCGTTTAAACAGGGGAATGAATTCATGCAGCTGACCTTTCGAGCACTTCCTCCATGTGCACCATAATTGGGAATCGCCAAACTAGGGTTAACTACGCTCGGATTGTAGGTAACCTTCTCTGTGTAAATTGGTGGGTGCGACTTAAACGTGGTGGAGGTGGCGTACATCGGGTTCACCTTGCTGCTGCGGTATTCGTATACATCTCGGTTGCTcagttttgccttttcttcattttgggcTCT contains:
- a CDS encoding hypothetical protein, conserved (encoded by transcript PVX_122750A), with the translated sequence MSSPSFAMPHNLIPSSKYHEIRAQNEEKAKLSNRDVYEYRSSKVNPMYATSTTFKSHPPIYTEKVTYNPSVVNPSLAIPNYGAHGGSARKVSCMNSFPCLNGHTRGCIEMNNGTTNGTQNSGIFTHPSVSSYTTGYNAAPANKRFVKKVSKVPCLFSTKQAFTQDSCEKVYGDLSGIPFHFDSPVHGSKGYVQLNRHDDIPIYNINEKKKNQDVEVMAKMNPVEPFKKRITKEKLPEPFIKNKMNELIKEKDEQIKELEKEIQNEKRKSEMVKADGVENDKEYSNVENRHLKEKLLDQKIKYEETLKHLKKVETERRSLKSSLNVRDKVLTKLENEIGSVDNENDFLLRLKENTSLSDVHNLFKFLQSRGGEAEEERRNHKYAGPNNEKGKGLHKANERNDRVDPFERSDTYGVNETGEGKHKEDEFSWYKTKSTCEEGLLPLDDDASNENRSVYKKGKKVPKFSQPSFDNNDMYALKSTIVELEKEVYELKEENKNVNFKYENTFQALSELRKDTLEYMESIVSRDMRIAYMESMLQKSEKDLAKLKEHLKKQQLLYREKIDKGTSEITILEKQSSHLQSMIKEKDSEIVLLKNEIIRNEMLVKQYEERNKELQNELRLMCNNLENVIDASNKKDLFMVEMEKQIRENEVHRQNAYLKEVAKNRKDHANMKFKEMMYDKSVKHQVDELHSLKKELYLNKIQMQKARDAFEVLKKVPKAESLCKGKQNFSQDDTNTVHNFSGDKNDPDGGNTTFEAKVSSEAGPAYKAKPSVVKKKKRVPKAGAAAGVAAGVASSASATASATASASIQESAQGAIQASAQAVA